A DNA window from Coffea arabica cultivar ET-39 chromosome 6c, Coffea Arabica ET-39 HiFi, whole genome shotgun sequence contains the following coding sequences:
- the LOC113692810 gene encoding protein PGR isoform X2 produces the protein MDKQMIQPIVAAIISSIIAFRAYRKKSLDLSGALAGFIVMTLHIAVNFRFGAMLLVFFFTSSKLTKYGLETKRKLDAEFKEGGQRNWIQVLSNSGIASLLVLVAWKLTGHQDKCLDSKESGSMVYLVSAIIGHYCCCNGDTWSSELGILSDEQPRLITTLKPVRRGTNGGVTKAGLLAAAAAGSVIGLAFVLPGYLIASCSLDVALKQLLVIPISALAGVSGSVIDSLLGATLQFSGFCSVRNKGFN, from the exons atggaTAAGCAGATGATCCAACCCATAGTCGCTGCGATCATTTCTTCAATAATTGCTTTTAGAGCTTATAGAAAGAAGTCACTTGACCTCTCTGGAGCTCTCGCTGGCTTTATTGTTATGACCCTTCATATTGCCGTCAATTTCAG GTTTGGGGCAATgttgcttgttttctttttcacttcttccAAGCTCACTAAATATGGATTGGAGACAAAACGAAAACTGGACGCTGAGTTCAAAGAGGGAGGTCAACGGAATTG GATCCAAGTTCTGTCAAACAGTGGCATAGCAAGCCTTTTGGTCTTGGTTGCATGGAAGTTGACCGGTCATCAGGACAAGTGTCTCGATTCAAAAGAATCTGGCAGTATGGTGTATCTAGTCAGTGCCATCATTGGCCACTATTGCTGCTGCAATGGAGACACTTGGTCATCAGAACTTGGGATATTGAGTGATGAGCAGCCTCGACTGATCACAACCTTAAAG CCAGTTCGGAGGGGTACAAATGGTGGTGTGACCAAAGCTGGACTTCTAGCGGCAGCAGCAGCGGGCAGTGTCATTGGATTGGCATTTGTTCTACCTGGTTACTTAATTGCATCATGCTCTTTGGATGTAGCTCTGAAGCAGCTACTTGTGATACCAATTTCTGCTCTGGCAGGAGTTTCTGGAAGCGTCATAGATTCTCTGTTGGGAGCTACTCTGCAATTTAGTGGATTTTGCAGTGTCCGCAATAAG
- the LOC113692809 gene encoding uncharacterized protein yields METSPSSSAAAILSHLQTLTSRGWCFKRVDQVQALVAAELSSRLTVDSVESALLNMDFRSIGGKSLPELSHLRHASHLQGPKVLQISSVRDIGKSNVAESLGNSSNRRLLRFNLTDGQTEIVAVEYSHLSSIPDNVVPGTKVLLENNAKVRNGIVCLDAKVTRVLGGRVQSLYEEWEMNQKYSAFSRSALRPLNESAASCPPRFEKFEVGARLQQQSRTSQYSSSSLGTASEIGESSTSRQMSKSPSRSVIMDSQQTEVQPPARVENAEDNSTNLHARQKEVAESIPVQNQAAAQKLLQRMSQPNHDNKHFRGRRHGRKEKEEDTATVTLDEWERRKTGISSSTAHSLDEDLARQLQEKFDLEDVHVQKNPNATEAENIRMSMFNFERDNPRAHGRMGFRGRGRGSGRGRGRRGGRGRW; encoded by the exons ATGGAAACCTCCCCATCTTCTTCAGCTGCTGCTATACTGTCTCACTTGCAAACCCTAACTTCCCGAGGTTGGTGCTTCAAACGCGTCGATCAAGTGCAAGCTCTAGTAGCAGCTGAATTATCTTCGCGTCTCACCGTGGATTCTGTCGAATCGGCACTCCTCAACATGGACTTTCGATCCATCGGGGGGAAATCTTTGCCTGAACTTTCCCATCTCCGCCATGCCTCGCATCTACAAGGCCCCAAAGTCCTTCAG aTATCTTCTGTTAGAGATATAGGTAAGAGCAATGTGGCTGAGAGTTTAGGAAATTCGAGTAATAGGCGCCTGCTGAGATTCAACCTTactgatggccaaactgaaATAGTTGCCGTAGAGTATTCTCATCTGTCATCAATTCCAGATAACGTAGTGCCTGGCACTAAG GTTCTGTTGGAGAATAATGCCAAGGTTCGCAATGGAATTGTCTGCTTAGATGCCAAAGTGACGAGAGTTTTAGGAGGTCGGGTTCAGTCACTGTATGAAGAATGGGAGATGAACCAAAAATATTCAGCGTTTTCAcgttcagccttgcgaccattgAATGAAAGTGCAGCTAGTTGCCCTCCACGATTTGAGAAGTTCGAAGTTGGTGCAAGGCTGCAACAGCAGAGCAGAACTTCTC AATATTCCAGTAGTAGCCTGGGGACCGCTTCTGAAATTGGTGAAAGTTCGACATCAAGGCAGATGAGTAAATCTCCGAGCCGCAGCGTCATAATGGATAGCCAGCAAACTGAAGTACAGCCACCAGCTCGTGTTGAAAATGCTGAAGATAACTCCACCAACCTTCACGCAAGGCAAAAAGAAG TGGCTGAATCTATCCCCGTTCAAAACCAAGCAGCTGCTCAAAAACTCCTCCAGAGAATGAGTCAGCCCAACCATGATAATAAGCATTTCCGGGGGAGGAGACAtgggaggaaagaaaaggaggaagACACTGCAACCGTCACTTTAGATGAGTGGGAAAGGAGAAAAACCGGGATAAGCAGTTCAACAGCACACAGCCTAGATGAGGACCTTGCACGACAGCTTCAAGAGAAATTTGATTTGGAAGATGTTCAT GTTCAGAAGAATCCTAATGCAACGGAGGCAGAGAATATAAGAATGAGCATGTTTAATTTTGAAAGAGACAATCCTAGAGCCCATGGTAGGATGGGATTTAGAGGTAGAGGTAGAGGTAGTGGAAGGGGAAGAGGAAGGAGAGGAGGCAGGGGAAGGTGGTGA
- the LOC113693573 gene encoding ABC transporter G family member 32, which translates to MWNSAENLSVRSSSFREDDDDEEELRWAALERLPTFNRVRKGIFRNMVGDRVQIDVDKLQVQERKVVLDRLVNSVDDDWEKFFKRMRRRFDRVDLDFPKIEVRFQNLRVESFVHVGSRALPTIPNFIFNMTEALLRNLRIHGGKRRKLKILDDLSGIIRPSRLTLLLGPPSSGKTTLLLALAGRIKSDLQMSGKITYNGHGLNEFVAQRTSAYVSQQDWHVAEMTVRETLDFSARCQGVGSKYEMLLELSRREKLAGVKPDEDLDLFMKALALEGKETGLVVEYVLKILGLDLCAETPVGDEMLKGISGGQKKRLATGELLVGPSRVLFMDEISNGLDSSTTYQIIKYLKHSTHALDGTTVISLLQPAPETYELFDDVILLSEGHIVYQGPREAALDFFSFMGFSCPERKNVADFLQEVVSEKDQGQYWSVDDRPYRYIPVSKFAEFFRAYRAGKNLSEELAIPFDQHYNHPAALSTSQYGVKRRELLKTNFDWQLLLMKRNSFIYVFKFIQLLFVALITMSVFFRTRLHHDTIDDGGLYLGELYFAMVIILFNGFTEVSMLVAKLPVLYKHRDLHFYPCWAYTLPSWVLSIPTSLIESGFWVGVTYYVVGFDPNIIRFLRQFLLFFFLHQMSLSLFRLIGSLGRNMIVANTFGAFAMLIVMALGGYVVSRDSIPRWWIWGFWISPLMYAQNGASVNEFLGHSWDKRAGTNSSLPLGEALLKARSLFSESYWYWIGLGGLLGFTILFNFLFTVFLTYLDPLGKRQAVVSEEEIQEKETTAKGEPVIIQLRDYLQFPGSLARKSFKQKGMVLPFHPLSMSFSNINYYVDVPLELKQQGILEDRLQLLVDITGAFRPGVLTALVGVSGAGKTTLMDVLAGRKTGGIIEGNIHISGYPKKQETFARISGYCEQNDIHSPCLTVLESLLFSAWLRLASDVDLETQKAFVEEVMELVELTPLKGALVGLPGVDGLSTEQRKRLTIAVELVANPSIVFMDEPTSGLDARAAAIVMRTVRNIVNTGRTIVCTIHQPSIDIFESFDELLFMKRGGELIYAGPLGPKSCKLIEYFEAIEGVRKIRPGYNPATWMLEVTSSAEENRIGVDFAEVYRRSNLFQRNKELVERLSKPNSDSKDLMFPTIYSKSFLDQFLACLWKQNLSYWRNPQYTAVRLFYTFIISLMLGTICWKFGSKRDTQQDLFNAMGSLYIAVLFIGVTNGAAVQPVVSVERFVSYRERAAGMYSALPFAFAQVAIEFPYVFGQALIYCAIFYSMASFERTVSKFIWYMFFMYFTMLYFTFYGMMTTAVTPNHNVAAIIAAPFYMLWNLFSGFMIPHKRIPIWWRWYYWANPIAWSLYGLVASQYSDSDRPVKLSDGINSLPTRLMVKHVFGFRHDFIGIAGFMVVGFCILFAVIFAYAIKAFNFMKR; encoded by the exons ATGTGGAATTCGGCGGAGAATTTGTCCGTGCGGTCGTCCTCGTTTAGGGAGGACGACGACGACGAGGAGGAGCTGCGGTGGGCGGCGCTAGAGCGGTTGCCGACTTTTAATCGAGTGCGGAAGGGGATTTTTAGGAATATGGTAGGAGACAGAGTGCAGATCGACGTGGATAAGCTTCAAGTTCAGGAAAGAAAGGTGGTGTTGGATCGGCTGGTTAATTCTGTAGATGATGATTGGGAGAAGTTCTTCAAACGCATGCGCCGCCGATTTGATAG AGTGGATTTGGACTTTCCAAAGATTGAAGTTAGATTTCAGAACTTGAGGGTTGAATCATTTGTTCATGTTGGCAGTAGAGCGTTGCCGACCATtccaaatttcattttcaacaTGACCGAG GCTTtgttaaggaatctcaggataCACGGCGGCAAGAGAAGGAAGTTAAAAATTTTAGATGACCTCAGTGGGATAATTCGACCTTCCAG ATTAACTCTCCTGTTGGGCCCTCCAAGTTCTGGAAAGACAACACTGCTGCTGGCCCTTGCTGGACGAATAAAATCAGATTTACAG ATGTCAGGAAAAATAACTTACAATGGACATGGTTTGAATGAGTTTGTTGCGCAAAGAACATCTGCTTATGTCAGTCAACAAGATTGGCATGTGGCAGAAATGACTGTAAGAGAAACTCTTGACTTCTCAGCACGTTGTCAAGGAGTTGGATCAAAATATG AGATGCTTTTGGAGCTTtcaagaagagaaaaacttgCTGGAGTAAAGCCTGATGAAGATCTTGATTTATTCATGAAG GCATTGGCTTTGGAGGGGAAGGAGACAGGCCTCGTGGTGGAGTACGTCTTAAAG ATTCTAGGGTTGGATCTTTGTGCTGAAACCCCTGTGGGAGATGAAATGCTTAAGGGGATATCTGGTGGCCAAAAGAAGAGGCTTGCAACTG GTGAGCTATTGGTTGGTCCGTCTAGAGTGCTATTCATGGATGAAATATCAAATGGACTTGATAGTTCAACTACTTATCAAATTATCAAGTATCTAAAGCATTCTACCCATGCGCTTGATGGAACTACAGTTATTTCTCTACTTCAACCTGCTCCTGAGACATACGAGTTATTTGATGATGTAATACTCTTGTCTGAGGGCCATATTGTATACCAAGGGCCCCGTGAAGCTGCTCTTGATTTCTTTTCATTCATGGGATTCAGCTGTCCGGAGCGGAAGAATGTTGCTGACTTCCTTCAAGAA GTTGTGTCAGAGAAGGACCAAGGGCAGTATTGGTCTGTTGATGACCGCCCTTACCGCTACATCCCAGTTTCAAAGTTTGCAGAATTTTTTCGTGCATATCGTGCTGGGAAGAACTTATCTGAAGAGCTGGCAATTCCTTTTGACCAACACTATAATCATCCAGCAGCCTTGTCGACATCCCAGTATGGAGTGAAGAGGAGGGAACTCCTTAAAACCAACTTTGACTGGCAATTGCTACTAATGAAAAGGAATTCATTTATCTATGTTTTCAAGTTTATTCAG CTACTTTTTGTTGCTTTAATCACCATGAGTGTATTTTTCCGCACAAGACTTCACCATGATACAATTGATGATGGAGGTCTCTATCTTGGCGAACTGTATTTTGCAATGGTGATTATTCTTTTTAATGGCTTTACTGAGGTTTCAATGCTGGTTGCCAAACTTCCTGTGCTTTATAAGCATAGAGACTTGCACTTCTACCCCTGCTGGGCTTATACACTTCCTTCTTGGGTCTTGAGTATTCCAACTTCACTCATAGAGTCTGGATTTTGGGTGGGAGTTACATACTATGTGGTTGGATTCGATCCCAATATTATCAG GTTCCTTCGGCAATTcctgttatttttctttctgcATCAAATGTCTCTATCTCTTTTCCGCCTGATAGGTTCCTTAGGCCGAAATATGATTGTTGCAAACACTTTTGGAGCTTTTGCCATGCTGATTGTCATGGCTCTTGGGGGATATGTCGTTTCAAGAG ACAGTATACCAAGATGGTGGATTTGGGGGTTTTGGATTTCTCCTCTCATGTATGCCCAAAATGGTGCTTCTGTAAATGAATTTCTTGGGCATTCCTGGGATAAG AGAGCTGGTACCAATTCATCATTGCCTTTGGGTGAAGCATTGCTGAAGGCACGCAGTTTGTTCTCAGAGAGTTACTGGTACTGGATTGGTTTAGGGGGTCTACTCGGATTTACAATCCTGTTCAATTTCCTGTTCACTGTTTTCCTGACGTACCTTGATC CCTTAGGGAAGCGACAAGCTGTTGTTTCTGAAGAAGAGATTCAAGAGAAAGAGACTACAGCAAAAGGAGAACCTGTCATTATCCAATTACGAGATTATTTGCAGTTTCCGGGCTCACTTGCTA GAAAAAGTTTCAAACAGAAAGGGATGGTTCTTCCATTTCACCCACTTTCCATGTCTTTCAGTAACATCAATTACTATGTTGATGTGCCCCTG GAACTGAAGCAGCAAGGAATATTGGAAGACAGACTGCAGTTACTGGTTGACATTACAGGAGCCTTTAGACCTGGTGTGCTGACCGCATTAGTTGGAGTAAGTGGTGCAGGAAAAACCACCCTTATGGATGTACTAGCTGGCAGAAAAACTGGTGGAATCATAGAAGGAAACATCCATATATCTGGTTATCCAAAGAAGCAAGAAACTTTTGCTAGAATATCTGGTTACTGTGAGCAGAATGATATTCACTCCCCTTGCTTAACTGTTCTCGAATCACTTCTTTTCTCTGCTTGGCTACGCTTGGCATCAGATGTTGATTTGGAAACACAAAAG GCATTTGTTGAGGAGGTGATGGAACTTGTGGAGCTCACTCCTCTGAAAGGAGCTTTGGTTGGTCTACCCGGAGTTGACGGGTTGTCTACAGAGCAAAGAAAACGGCTCACAATTGCAGTTGAACTAGTTGCAAATCCTTCCATAGTATTTATGGATGAACCCACATCAGGATTGGATGCAAGGGCTGCTGCTATTGTGATGAGGACTGTGAGGAATATAGTAAATACAGGCAGAACAATTGTCTGCACCATACATCAGCCAAGCATTGACATATTCGAGTCCTTTGATGAG CTTTTATTTATGAAACGGGGAGGAGAACTCATATATGCTGGACCATTGGGGCCAAAGTCATGCAAATTGATAGAGTATTTTGAG GCAATTGAAGGTGTGAGAAAGATCAGACCTGGTTATAACCCTGCTACATGGATGCTAGAGGTTACTTCGTCAGCAGAAGAAAATCGCATTGGTGTTGATTTTGCAGAAGTTTACCGGAGATCTAATCTTTTTCA ACGGAATAAAGAGCTGGTTGAAAGGCTTTCTAAACCAAATAGTGACTCGAAAGATCTGATGTTTCCTACAATATATTCCAAGTCCTTTCTAGATCAGTTCCTGGCTTGTCTTTGGAAGCAAAACCTCTCTTATTGGCGAAACCCACAATACACTGCAGTTCGCCTCTTCTACACCTTCATTATATCTTTGATGCTGGGGACAATAtgttggaaatttggctccAAAAG GGATACACAACAAGATCTATTCAATGCTATGGGATCCCTATATATTGCGGTGCTGTTTATTGGAGTCACCAATGGAGCTGCCGTTCAACCAGTAGTTTCTGTTGAAAGATTTGTTTCATACAGAGAGAGAGCAGCGGGGATGTATTCAGCTCTACCGTTTGCATTCGCTCAG GTTGCTATTGAGTTCCCCTATGTGTTCGGGCAAGCACTAATATACTGTGCAATATTTTATTCCATGGCCTCCTTTGAGCGGACggtttcaaaatttatttggtACATGTTCTTTATGTACTTCACCATGTTGTACTTCACCTTTTATGGGATGATGACTACTGCAGTCACACCAAACCATAATGTAGCTGCCATTATAGCTGCTCCATTCTATATGCTTTGGAACCTTTTCAGTGGATTCATGATTCCTCACAAG AGGATTCCAATATGGTGGAGATGGTACTACTGGGCAAATCCTATAGCATGGAGTCTCTATGGCCTTGTTGCCTCACAATATTCTGACAGCGATAGACCTGTAAAGCTATCGGATGGGATCAATTCACTTCCTACAAGGCTTATGGTTAAACACGTTTTTGGATTTAGGCATGATTTCATTGGGATTGCTGGATTTATGGTGGTTGGTTTCTGCATCTTATTTGCAGTGATTTTTGCTTATGCAATAAAAGCTTTTAACTTCATGAAGAGATGA